One window of Oscillibacter hominis genomic DNA carries:
- a CDS encoding TRAP transporter permease, whose product MDLDDKKLQEEELRDEKRKAEAEEEVNKDNSRLGVMPPLVRHGFTIISIIGILIACYYMMHLRWFGVMSATTYYYTIFAVFGCSAFLLTPATKKYEHYIPWFDYVLTLLALAIPLYFAVHGMEINMVGWVPAPDNFKLALAVIYSLMLLEMVRRGAGKAFFCICVFFGLYPLVCEHLPGMLAGIGFDIKTLFSYYCYGSEGIAGLPGNITGTILIGFLMFANLLICSGAGPFFIDLAQALCGKYRGGTAKVAVLTSAFFGMLSGSPISNVVSSGSITIPAMKKSGYDAVYAGGIEAVAATGGILMPPVMGSIVFVMVAMSGFTYAQVMVAAIFPALCYYGGLLLQVDAYAANRGMKGLSADQCPKVGEVLKRGWYVIVVLIFLCVGLVFFRWGEITPYYASGLLIVLSWFDKNPKNRLTPKNLYKACALIGKAITQICALMLPFTFTIAGLITTGMAASFATSITRLGGENIIAVVALTIIACYLMGMMGMDIVAYMFFAVSVAPALVGTGLDKMAVHLFLIYYPLLAVITPPVATVAFVASSVAGAPAMKTGWKACQLGCVVYFLPLYFLYEPAILLQGGNLMLSLYHMAFVALGTFVLASGLGGYMIKLGKMYGMLERLLFCLGGILIAFPRTDITLIGLAFMIAGFVLHRVSAKRSAGGPGAPQIIS is encoded by the coding sequence ATGGATTTGGACGATAAAAAGCTGCAAGAGGAAGAGCTGAGGGATGAAAAGCGGAAGGCTGAGGCGGAGGAAGAGGTCAACAAGGACAACTCCCGCCTTGGGGTCATGCCCCCACTGGTCAGGCACGGGTTTACCATCATCTCCATCATCGGGATTCTCATCGCATGCTACTACATGATGCACCTGCGCTGGTTCGGCGTCATGTCCGCGACCACCTATTACTACACCATTTTCGCGGTCTTTGGCTGCAGCGCCTTTTTGCTGACCCCGGCCACCAAGAAATACGAGCACTACATTCCGTGGTTTGACTATGTGCTGACGCTTTTGGCGCTGGCCATACCGCTGTACTTCGCGGTCCACGGTATGGAGATCAATATGGTGGGCTGGGTCCCCGCCCCCGACAATTTTAAGCTGGCCCTGGCGGTGATCTACTCCTTGATGCTGCTGGAGATGGTCCGCCGCGGCGCCGGTAAGGCATTTTTCTGCATTTGTGTGTTCTTTGGCCTGTACCCCCTGGTCTGCGAACACCTGCCCGGCATGCTGGCCGGCATCGGCTTTGACATCAAGACCCTGTTCAGCTATTACTGCTATGGATCAGAGGGCATCGCAGGCCTGCCCGGCAACATCACCGGCACCATTTTGATCGGTTTTTTGATGTTTGCCAACCTGCTCATCTGCTCCGGCGCGGGCCCGTTTTTCATCGATCTGGCCCAGGCCCTGTGCGGCAAGTACCGGGGTGGCACCGCCAAGGTGGCCGTTTTGACCTCCGCCTTTTTCGGCATGCTCTCCGGTTCCCCCATCTCCAACGTCGTTTCCTCCGGCTCCATCACGATTCCCGCGATGAAGAAGTCCGGCTACGACGCCGTCTATGCCGGCGGAATCGAGGCGGTCGCCGCCACGGGCGGGATCCTGATGCCTCCTGTCATGGGCTCCATTGTCTTTGTGATGGTTGCCATGTCCGGCTTCACCTATGCGCAGGTCATGGTGGCGGCTATTTTCCCGGCCCTGTGCTATTACGGCGGGCTGCTGCTTCAGGTGGACGCCTACGCCGCCAACCGGGGCATGAAGGGACTGAGCGCGGACCAGTGCCCGAAGGTGGGGGAGGTCTTGAAACGGGGCTGGTACGTGATCGTTGTGCTGATCTTCCTGTGCGTAGGGCTGGTGTTCTTCCGCTGGGGCGAAATCACCCCCTACTATGCCTCCGGCCTTCTGATCGTCCTGTCCTGGTTTGACAAGAACCCCAAAAACCGCCTCACGCCCAAAAATCTCTATAAGGCCTGCGCCCTGATCGGCAAGGCCATTACGCAGATCTGCGCGCTGATGCTGCCCTTTACCTTCACCATTGCCGGACTGATCACCACCGGCATGGCAGCTTCCTTTGCAACCAGCATCACCCGCCTCGGCGGTGAAAACATCATTGCCGTGGTGGCGCTGACCATCATCGCCTGCTACCTCATGGGCATGATGGGCATGGACATTGTGGCCTATATGTTCTTCGCCGTCTCGGTGGCTCCCGCCCTGGTGGGCACGGGGCTTGACAAAATGGCGGTCCACCTGTTCCTGATCTACTATCCGCTGCTTGCGGTCATCACCCCGCCGGTCGCCACCGTCGCCTTCGTCGCCTCCTCGGTGGCGGGCGCGCCCGCCATGAAGACCGGCTGGAAAGCGTGTCAGTTGGGCTGCGTGGTCTATTTCCTGCCCCTTTACTTCCTCTATGAGCCCGCCATCCTCCTGCAGGGCGGAAACCTGATGCTGAGCCTGTACCATATGGCTTTTGTGGCGCTGGGCACCTTTGTCCTCGCCAGCGGGCTGGGCGGGTACATGATCAAGTTGGGCAAGATGTACGGCATGCTTGAGCGGCTGCTCTTTTGTCTGGGCGGCATCCTGATCGCCTTCCCGCGGACGGACATCACCCTGATCGGCCTTGCCTTTATGATTGCCGGCTTTGTCCTGCACAGAGTCAGCGCCAAGAGGTCCGCCGGCGGACCCGGCGCGCCTCAGATCATTTCATAA
- a CDS encoding acetoacetate decarboxylase family protein, with amino-acid sequence MPELNTKVNPAPGEKYVMTQSLIMVPFRADPQKLRSRMLPKPLEPVGDGDIGWVFMVDTAMPGLREVAEGEPPDPDMTEFHELAIGMPAIYNGYEFGYMSQVCLDRQTAGLRRGILRNITYTQMTDIQPLLTGRNALQAGTKLYGISNRPHGELVAKVSIELTEPYDFEKLPVGCRRFAHARYLKDPANHNEPFIKDIPLFEFTNGLDGVDCWKGRTTLEFGGDYYGKWKDLGEIEPLEGFFYNFGYCYGSDSQVTPVEEKGDWKWF; translated from the coding sequence ATGCCTGAACTGAATACAAAGGTGAACCCGGCACCTGGCGAAAAGTATGTGATGACCCAGAGCCTCATTATGGTTCCGTTCCGGGCGGACCCCCAAAAGCTGCGCTCGCGCATGCTGCCGAAGCCTCTGGAGCCGGTGGGGGACGGCGACATCGGCTGGGTTTTCATGGTGGATACGGCGATGCCCGGGCTGCGGGAGGTGGCCGAAGGCGAGCCGCCCGACCCGGACATGACGGAGTTCCACGAGCTGGCCATCGGCATGCCGGCGATTTACAACGGGTATGAGTTTGGCTACATGTCCCAGGTCTGCCTGGACCGGCAGACCGCCGGACTGCGCCGGGGAATCCTGCGCAACATCACCTATACCCAGATGACGGACATCCAGCCTCTGCTGACGGGACGAAATGCCCTCCAGGCAGGCACGAAGCTCTACGGCATTTCCAACCGCCCCCACGGGGAGCTGGTCGCCAAGGTCTCCATTGAACTGACCGAACCCTACGACTTTGAGAAACTCCCCGTCGGATGCAGGAGATTTGCCCACGCCCGGTATCTGAAAGACCCGGCCAACCACAATGAGCCCTTTATCAAGGATATTCCCCTGTTCGAATTCACCAACGGCCTGGACGGCGTGGACTGCTGGAAGGGCAGAACCACGCTGGAATTCGGCGGTGACTATTACGGAAAATGGAAGGACCTTGGGGAGATTGAACCTCTGGAGGGCTTCTTCTACAACTTTGGCTACTGCTACGGCAGCGACTCGCAGGTTACGCCCGTTGAGGAAAAGGGGGATTGGAAATGGTTTTAA
- a CDS encoding MFS transporter, with the protein MNKQGSNKWYWIIAASLFLVMMFNCGLGFYSLSLFVTPITRSFGISSGDFAMLYVFYGVGSAAAAAFFHSLLKRFALKSLIVSGGLISAAGYFVFAGSDRLEAMFLGGVLIGASTVFSGTAAVQMAIARWFSERRSQITGLVASASGVGTAVGSPIVGWMIHALGWRAACVAIGALVAVFVCVQIALLFREEPGCVGLAPYGESQGAVKGEMVVTPGGGCPLREGIKRPAFWLFAGGMSVVAVVYQMISLYQSTILIERGVPEAVAAACLSVFAVVDMCSKASAGIIADRFGFRIVTLYCAGATALAFLLIRVVDGTVGAVLFSALLGFWPTMCVLYGVTASISLFGKRYLSEYIGFSQTLMCCCSLVGMPLIRTLYNAVGSFDTVMNIAVGLLAAFAVMMTRMLREANFFREKTGGRARPGVDEHEDFL; encoded by the coding sequence ATGAATAAGCAGGGTTCAAACAAGTGGTATTGGATCATAGCGGCCTCTTTGTTTCTGGTGATGATGTTCAACTGCGGCTTGGGGTTCTATAGTCTTTCGCTGTTTGTGACGCCGATCACAAGAAGCTTTGGGATCAGCAGCGGCGACTTTGCAATGCTGTATGTCTTCTACGGAGTCGGCAGCGCGGCCGCCGCGGCCTTTTTCCACAGTCTGCTCAAGCGTTTTGCGCTGAAATCCCTGATCGTGTCCGGCGGCTTGATCAGCGCGGCCGGGTACTTTGTGTTTGCCGGCTCCGACCGCCTCGAGGCCATGTTCTTGGGGGGCGTGCTGATCGGCGCGTCCACGGTCTTTTCCGGTACAGCAGCCGTGCAGATGGCCATCGCCCGCTGGTTTTCCGAGCGGCGCAGCCAGATAACCGGCTTGGTTGCCTCCGCCAGCGGCGTCGGTACGGCGGTGGGAAGCCCCATTGTGGGCTGGATGATCCACGCGCTGGGCTGGCGCGCCGCCTGCGTGGCCATCGGAGCGTTGGTGGCGGTATTTGTCTGTGTCCAGATCGCTTTGCTGTTCCGGGAGGAGCCGGGCTGCGTCGGGCTGGCGCCGTACGGCGAAAGCCAGGGCGCGGTAAAGGGCGAAATGGTTGTGACTCCGGGAGGCGGCTGCCCGCTGAGAGAGGGAATCAAACGGCCGGCCTTCTGGCTGTTTGCCGGCGGCATGAGCGTTGTGGCGGTGGTCTACCAGATGATCTCCCTGTACCAATCGACGATTTTGATTGAACGGGGGGTGCCGGAAGCGGTGGCCGCCGCATGCCTTTCTGTCTTTGCGGTGGTTGACATGTGCAGCAAGGCCAGTGCGGGCATCATCGCCGATCGGTTCGGATTCAGGATAGTGACGCTCTACTGCGCCGGGGCGACGGCGTTGGCGTTCCTCCTGATTCGCGTGGTGGACGGGACGGTGGGCGCGGTCTTGTTTTCGGCGCTGCTGGGCTTTTGGCCGACGATGTGCGTGCTCTACGGAGTCACGGCTTCCATCAGCCTTTTTGGGAAGCGGTATCTCTCCGAGTACATCGGCTTTTCCCAGACGCTGATGTGCTGCTGCTCACTGGTCGGGATGCCTTTGATCAGGACGCTTTATAACGCCGTTGGGTCCTTTGACACAGTGATGAACATCGCCGTCGGATTGCTGGCTGCTTTTGCCGTCATGATGACCCGGATGCTGAGAGAAGCCAATTTTTTCCGGGAGAAAACAGGGGGAAGGGCGCGCCCTGGCGTGGATGAACATGAGGATTTTTTATGA
- a CDS encoding DUF4349 domain-containing protein has protein sequence MKRKLFALALSGMMILSLLTACGSSGGSTAAAGNGEMRDDTQMESTAGGDMAPAALQSVQEDAKRIYTAEVQMETTEFDSAASSIAELAEELGGWFENSSVSSSGSGYRYGSYTVRVPADQYSTFLSRVGTLCHVTYQSQSTEDVTEVYFDTSGRLKTQQVKLERLQELLSRAETMEDIITVESAISETEARIESLSGELQHYDYLVDYSTVYLSLDEVYRLSSVEEPVTTLGGRLGTAFSSGWKNFTGFLESLAVALAYSWVWVVVLIAAAAVVLRRLRRRRCGAGRITGKPEKKDDKPE, from the coding sequence ATGAAACGGAAGCTCTTTGCCCTTGCACTGTCCGGCATGATGATTCTGTCGCTGCTCACGGCCTGCGGAAGCTCCGGAGGCTCCACCGCCGCGGCAGGAAACGGAGAGATGAGAGACGATACGCAGATGGAGAGTACGGCGGGCGGCGACATGGCGCCGGCAGCGCTGCAGAGCGTGCAGGAGGATGCCAAGCGCATCTACACCGCCGAGGTTCAGATGGAGACCACGGAGTTTGACTCCGCCGCGTCGTCGATAGCGGAGCTGGCGGAGGAGTTGGGCGGCTGGTTTGAAAACAGCAGCGTCAGCAGCTCCGGTTCCGGTTACCGCTATGGAAGCTACACGGTCCGCGTCCCGGCGGACCAGTACTCCACCTTTCTCTCCCGGGTGGGAACACTGTGCCACGTGACCTACCAGAGCCAGAGCACAGAAGACGTGACAGAGGTCTATTTTGATACCTCCGGACGGCTGAAGACCCAGCAGGTGAAGTTAGAGCGGCTCCAGGAGCTGCTGAGCCGCGCGGAGACCATGGAGGACATCATCACGGTGGAGTCGGCCATTTCCGAGACTGAGGCCCGGATCGAGTCCCTCTCCGGCGAACTGCAGCACTATGATTACCTGGTGGACTACTCCACCGTGTACCTGTCCCTGGACGAGGTGTACCGCCTTTCCAGCGTGGAGGAGCCGGTTACCACCTTGGGCGGACGGCTTGGCACGGCCTTTTCCTCCGGCTGGAAGAACTTTACCGGCTTCCTGGAATCGCTGGCGGTGGCCCTTGCCTACAGCTGGGTGTGGGTGGTGGTGCTCATTGCCGCGGCTGCGGTAGTGCTGCGGCGGCTGCGCAGACGTCGCTGCGGCGCCGGGAGAATCACCGGAAAACCGGAGAAGAAGGATGACAAACCGGAGTAA
- a CDS encoding acetoacetate decarboxylase family protein, whose product MQNFRYVPYEPIVGNIRKVGETVFLAELAVNPAEFASRVPEGFQVVSDKAYVVMTEAVLRDEKSKDYDFINPIYSQYYSAGVLVEAEARGHRGWTYALRYFDRDWAVMESRAKGFDAFYAHIRTTRFPTEMIDFYHIQEGSRLKAVATDEGTRPISLGFDADQIVGGVNFDFLFTNRIGLRKVVQLVEERKGESVCDDITRELITKTRYGECWRGRDVQLIFDEKAVGTFSYEVKNAFWFMMGYQAGGIEVL is encoded by the coding sequence ATGCAGAATTTTCGATATGTGCCCTACGAGCCCATTGTGGGAAACATCCGCAAGGTGGGCGAGACCGTATTCCTGGCCGAACTTGCCGTGAATCCCGCCGAGTTTGCCTCCCGCGTCCCGGAGGGCTTTCAGGTTGTCTCCGACAAGGCTTACGTGGTCATGACGGAGGCGGTGCTGCGGGATGAGAAGAGCAAGGATTACGACTTCATCAACCCCATCTACTCCCAATACTATTCCGCCGGCGTCCTGGTGGAGGCGGAGGCCCGGGGCCACCGGGGCTGGACCTATGCCCTGCGCTATTTCGACAGGGACTGGGCTGTGATGGAGAGCCGCGCCAAGGGCTTTGACGCCTTCTATGCCCACATCCGCACCACCCGCTTCCCTACGGAGATGATCGACTTCTACCACATCCAGGAGGGCAGCCGCCTGAAGGCGGTGGCCACCGACGAGGGCACCAGGCCCATCAGCCTGGGCTTTGATGCGGATCAGATCGTCGGCGGGGTGAATTTTGATTTCCTGTTCACCAACCGCATCGGGCTGCGCAAGGTGGTGCAGCTGGTGGAGGAGCGCAAAGGCGAGAGCGTGTGCGACGACATCACCCGCGAGCTCATCACGAAAACGCGCTACGGAGAGTGCTGGCGGGGCAGAGACGTGCAGCTGATCTTCGACGAAAAGGCGGTCGGCACATTCTCCTATGAGGTGAAGAACGCCTTCTGGTTTATGATGGGGTATCAGGCCGGGGGGATCGAGGTGCTCTGA
- a CDS encoding MBL fold metallo-hydrolase, whose protein sequence is MEKMEKERESMNITWLGHACFLLEQDGFLALVDPYRGVEGYGDLHARAHAVYCSHGHDDHSYTGGVTLLGGKANPFTVREIESFHDDRGGALRGANKIRCFTAGGVTVVHLGDLGHLLSPEQVDEIGPCDVLLLPVGGVYTVDAPAAKAVAEQIAPRCIVPMHYRHAPYGLSAVDGVERFAALYGKEEVEWAGSNRFAVTAEPLPPVLVLRYRAE, encoded by the coding sequence ATGGAGAAAATGGAAAAGGAGCGTGAGTCGATGAACATCACCTGGCTGGGCCACGCCTGTTTCCTCCTGGAGCAGGATGGGTTCCTTGCGCTGGTTGACCCTTACCGCGGCGTGGAGGGCTACGGCGATCTCCATGCCAGGGCCCATGCGGTCTACTGCAGCCACGGTCACGACGACCACAGCTACACCGGCGGCGTCACGCTGCTGGGCGGAAAGGCGAACCCCTTCACCGTCCGGGAGATTGAGAGCTTTCATGACGACCGGGGAGGGGCGCTCCGGGGAGCCAACAAAATCCGCTGCTTCACCGCCGGCGGCGTCACCGTGGTGCACCTGGGCGATCTGGGCCATCTGCTGAGTCCGGAGCAGGTGGATGAAATCGGCCCATGCGACGTGCTGCTCCTTCCCGTTGGCGGGGTGTATACCGTGGACGCTCCGGCCGCCAAGGCGGTGGCGGAGCAGATCGCCCCGCGCTGCATTGTGCCCATGCACTACCGCCACGCGCCCTATGGACTCAGCGCGGTGGACGGCGTGGAGCGCTTTGCGGCCCTCTATGGGAAAGAAGAGGTGGAGTGGGCCGGGTCCAACCGCTTTGCCGTCACGGCGGAGCCGCTGCCGCCCGTGCTGGTCCTGCGTTACCGGGCTGAATAA
- a CDS encoding 5-bromo-4-chloroindolyl phosphate hydrolysis family protein yields MTERKPVAPFYAAAVVFLLYALIFPLYAPLHYAIAAAAAAAVFAVASLLCRGGAVGQSEKKEEKKAEEKPTGNPELDKMLKDGRLAIAEMKRLDGNIADEEISADIVRLEQVSEKIFDQVRQDPKKLPQIRKFMDYYLPTTLKLLNAYDRAAGVGVSGENINATLHKVEGMMKTIVAAFEKQLDALFGSEALDISTDITVLENMMAREGLTESPLKAESVPKEDGDFKLEL; encoded by the coding sequence ATGACCGAGCGCAAACCTGTGGCGCCCTTTTATGCGGCCGCGGTTGTCTTTTTGCTCTATGCGCTGATTTTCCCGCTGTATGCGCCGCTGCACTATGCCATTGCCGCTGCCGCTGCCGCGGCTGTGTTTGCCGTGGCGTCGCTGCTGTGCCGCGGCGGCGCAGTGGGGCAGAGCGAGAAGAAGGAGGAGAAAAAAGCGGAGGAGAAGCCCACCGGCAACCCGGAGCTGGACAAGATGCTCAAAGACGGCAGGCTGGCCATCGCCGAGATGAAGCGCCTGGACGGAAACATCGCCGACGAGGAGATTTCCGCCGACATTGTGCGTCTGGAGCAGGTGTCGGAGAAGATTTTCGATCAGGTCCGCCAGGATCCCAAAAAGCTCCCTCAGATCCGCAAGTTTATGGATTACTACCTGCCCACCACGCTGAAGCTGCTCAACGCCTATGACCGGGCGGCGGGCGTCGGCGTCAGCGGGGAAAACATCAACGCCACGCTGCACAAGGTGGAGGGCATGATGAAGACCATCGTGGCCGCTTTTGAAAAGCAGCTGGACGCCCTCTTCGGCAGCGAGGCCCTGGACATCTCCACCGATATCACCGTGCTGGAGAACATGATGGCCCGGGAGGGGCTGACGGAGAGCCCCCTGAAGGCAGAGTCCGTGCCCAAGGAGGACGGGGACTTCAAACTGGAACTTTAA
- a CDS encoding DUF6512 family protein, protein MRRKLIRWELLGFLITVAAGTLLHFLYEWSGGSKAAAAFSAVNESTWEHMKLLFIPLFFFSLIQVIFLWKTYPNLPAVRGLSTLVGTALIPVLFYTYTGVWGKDAMWADIAVFVLSAAAAFLLDYALLRRGRLSSPFLQLLGVIVLWGLLFAFIFFTFRPPHLAVFQDPVTLHYGIARP, encoded by the coding sequence ATGCGGAGGAAACTGATCCGTTGGGAGCTGCTGGGCTTCCTGATCACTGTGGCGGCGGGGACGCTGCTGCATTTTCTGTATGAGTGGAGCGGCGGCAGCAAGGCGGCGGCTGCCTTTTCCGCAGTCAACGAATCCACCTGGGAACATATGAAGCTGCTGTTTATCCCCCTGTTTTTCTTCTCCCTGATCCAGGTGATCTTCCTCTGGAAGACCTACCCCAACCTGCCGGCGGTGCGGGGCCTCTCCACGCTGGTGGGCACGGCGCTGATCCCGGTGCTCTTTTACACCTACACCGGCGTGTGGGGCAAAGACGCGATGTGGGCGGACATCGCCGTCTTTGTGCTCTCTGCTGCGGCTGCCTTTCTTCTGGACTACGCGTTGCTGCGCCGTGGGAGGCTGTCCTCCCCCTTCCTCCAGCTTTTGGGGGTGATCGTACTGTGGGGGCTGCTGTTCGCCTTCATCTTCTTTACCTTCCGCCCGCCGCACCTCGCGGTATTCCAGGATCCGGTGACCCTTCACTATGGCATTGCGAGGCCCTGA
- a CDS encoding TAXI family TRAP transporter solute-binding subunit yields MKKFLPLILSLALILSLAACGEKGNASAPESGGSGAQTAAGDFKWPNMVKLSITGSGTTAYAGTLAWSNILEGTGYTKVRLLPEDSNATKFQRVRNGETLMTYDTMGDVATLINARFGYATEDGGPYQVRWVWPDFASNSVMFVRGDSKIEKPTDITKDTPIACTIDSAMENVKASLAAAAGVGVDEMNWIYCSSYGEMPKLVTTGAAELCAYVTPTSSSIIEASAAPQGIKVMDFNPELYPDWCEAFQSKQPVYSFNEITFGNEAAVGKHGWGSDGGWVSSADADQDLIYNMVKFFAENQEEIQGAFETYSYYWSVDYAREVMDRAYVPIAEGTIRYFKEIGKWTEADDARQEYNIKLIDKYAAAYSECLDAAHADGMKIDTQDQEWLDYWEAYKEKLELPPVVIMSDAEIAEALAAGF; encoded by the coding sequence ATGAAAAAGTTTCTGCCCCTGATCCTCTCCCTTGCCCTGATTCTCTCCCTTGCAGCCTGTGGGGAGAAGGGGAATGCCTCCGCTCCCGAAAGCGGCGGCAGCGGCGCCCAGACGGCTGCGGGCGACTTTAAGTGGCCCAATATGGTCAAGCTGAGCATAACCGGAAGCGGCACCACCGCTTACGCCGGGACCCTTGCCTGGTCCAATATCCTGGAGGGCACCGGCTATACCAAGGTCCGCCTGCTTCCGGAGGACTCCAACGCCACCAAGTTCCAACGGGTCAGAAACGGAGAGACCCTTATGACCTATGACACCATGGGCGACGTCGCCACACTGATCAATGCCAGGTTCGGCTATGCGACGGAAGACGGAGGCCCCTACCAGGTGCGCTGGGTCTGGCCCGATTTTGCCTCCAACAGCGTCATGTTTGTCCGGGGCGATTCCAAAATTGAAAAGCCCACGGACATCACCAAGGATACCCCCATCGCCTGCACGATCGACTCCGCCATGGAGAACGTGAAGGCATCCCTCGCCGCCGCCGCAGGTGTGGGCGTGGACGAAATGAACTGGATCTACTGCTCCTCCTACGGCGAAATGCCCAAGCTGGTCACCACGGGCGCCGCGGAACTGTGCGCTTATGTCACGCCGACCTCCAGTTCCATCATCGAGGCGTCCGCCGCTCCACAGGGCATCAAGGTGATGGACTTCAACCCCGAGCTCTATCCCGACTGGTGCGAGGCGTTCCAGTCCAAGCAGCCTGTATACAGCTTCAATGAGATCACCTTTGGCAATGAGGCGGCCGTTGGCAAGCATGGCTGGGGCTCTGACGGCGGATGGGTCTCCTCCGCGGACGCGGATCAAGATTTGATTTACAACATGGTCAAATTCTTTGCGGAAAACCAGGAGGAAATTCAGGGTGCATTTGAGACGTATTCCTACTACTGGTCCGTGGACTATGCCCGCGAGGTCATGGACCGGGCCTATGTTCCGATCGCGGAGGGCACCATCCGGTATTTTAAGGAGATCGGCAAGTGGACCGAGGCCGACGACGCCCGCCAGGAATACAACATCAAGCTGATCGATAAGTATGCCGCCGCTTACAGCGAGTGCCTTGACGCGGCCCACGCCGACGGCATGAAAATCGACACCCAGGATCAGGAGTGGCTCGACTACTGGGAGGCGTATAAGGAGAAGTTGGAGCTGCCCCCGGTCGTCATCATGAGCGACGCTGAAATCGCCGAGGCCCTGGCCGCAGGCTTTTAG
- a CDS encoding acetoacetate decarboxylase family protein gives MVLKEERTAARRHVAENIISMRLKIDPRIAAQYLPAPFEPNREGELTVMLADYYGHDEDMVDKAEAAAKFVYPYYTTMQEGLISIPCKFEGKPGNYLARIWQDRDWAVQRGPMLGYNTELAEVHINRFPGRLRKLYAPHVGSKIKGVVRQNGDNLISGWIELTEEVSYPEEEYMVCYGRRQIEDMLDPEGEKLIDDILIEYHDSEIKGQVFKGVGHLRLGGFMKDWDYEIIDAYYFEIGFSTSGWRVLKDLKQQRG, from the coding sequence ATGGTTTTAAAGGAAGAAAGGACGGCGGCCCGCCGCCATGTGGCGGAAAATATCATCTCCATGCGGCTGAAGATAGACCCCCGGATCGCCGCCCAGTATCTTCCGGCTCCCTTTGAGCCGAACCGGGAAGGCGAACTCACGGTGATGCTTGCCGACTATTACGGCCACGATGAGGACATGGTGGACAAGGCGGAGGCCGCAGCAAAGTTTGTCTATCCCTATTACACCACCATGCAGGAGGGGCTCATCAGCATCCCCTGCAAGTTTGAGGGAAAGCCCGGCAATTACCTTGCCAGGATCTGGCAGGACCGGGACTGGGCCGTACAGCGGGGCCCGATGCTGGGCTACAACACAGAGCTGGCCGAGGTTCACATCAACCGCTTTCCCGGCAGGCTGCGCAAGCTCTACGCGCCCCATGTGGGAAGCAAGATCAAAGGCGTTGTCCGGCAAAACGGAGACAACCTGATCTCAGGGTGGATTGAACTGACGGAGGAGGTCAGCTATCCCGAGGAGGAGTACATGGTCTGCTATGGCCGCCGCCAGATCGAGGATATGCTGGACCCGGAGGGAGAAAAGCTCATTGACGATATCCTGATCGAGTACCACGATTCCGAAATCAAGGGCCAGGTGTTCAAGGGGGTCGGCCATCTGAGGCTTGGCGGGTTTATGAAGGACTGGGACTATGAGATCATCGACGCCTACTACTTTGAGATCGGCTTTTCCACGTCGGGCTGGAGAGTGCTGAAAGATCTGAAACAGCAGCGGGGATAG